In Chionomys nivalis chromosome 24, mChiNiv1.1, whole genome shotgun sequence, one genomic interval encodes:
- the Tm4sf1 gene encoding transmembrane 4 L6 family member 1 codes for MCSGKCTRYIGHSLVWFAVLSIVANILLYFPNGETKYAYDDHLSRFVWFFAGIVGGGLLILLPAFVFIGLEEDDCCGCCGRDNYGKRCTMLSSIMAALIGIAGSGYCVIVAALGLAEGPKCSDSHGVWNYTFANTDGQYLLEPTTWSQCYEPKNIVEWNVTLFSILLTFGGIEFILCLTQVINAVLSGICGYCCSHQQQYDC; via the exons ATGTGCTCTGGCAAGTGTACAAGATACATCGGACACTCTCTGGTGTGGTTTGCTGTCCTCTCCATCGTAGCAAACATTTTGCTCTACTTTCCCAATGGGGAAACCAAGTATGCTTACGACGACCACCTCAGCCGCTTTGTGTGGTTCTTCGCCGGCATCGTAGGAGGAGGTCTGCTG ATACTCCTGCCGGCATTTGTGTTCATCGGGCTGGAGGAAGATGACTGCTGTGGCTGTTGCGGCCGGGACAACTACGGCAAGAGATGCACA ATGCTTTCTTCTATCATGGCTGCTCTCATTGGCATTGCGGGATCTGGCTACTGTGTCATTGTGGCAGCGCTGGGTTTGGCAGAAGGACCAAAGTGTAGCGATTCCCACGGTGTGTGGAACTACACCTTTGCCAACACCGACGGACA GTACCTTCTGGAGCCCACCACATGGTCCCAGTGCTACGAACCTAAAAATATTGTGGAATGGAATGTGACTCTATTTTCTATCCTCTTGACATTCGGGGGAATTGAGTTCATCTTGTGTCTTACTCAAGTCATAAATGCAGTGCTCAGCGGCATATGTGGCTATTGCTGCTCCCACCAACAG caATACGACTGCTGA